A single region of the Salvia miltiorrhiza cultivar Shanhuang (shh) chromosome 8, IMPLAD_Smil_shh, whole genome shotgun sequence genome encodes:
- the LOC130997597 gene encoding uncharacterized protein LOC130997597 produces MDRGNNSFFNSQNFNPSQDYYPNLADITSSNEFPEFDYAMNSEFSQNPTDSPISEYHQTSENFSENFSANPSNNAQSLTDIEDISLMSAWCFVSNNPIVGTNRNSKSFWKTVADMYEQSRADNPEIGGRRSVESLRNRYKRLNKNVTLWVDAYKKAYERRASGQSKEDIEKAAQAIYGKPKFTHHEVFEKVNLQKMASSSNIGASNSSDDEACEQSVAEHNRQLDRIIENVVIQAASLSVQPTNHVVRARRRYIERRHEIGHEGVFEQYFSEHPIYPPEYFRTRFRMRKPLFERIMNKLVATDRYFQQHPDAAGRLGMSPIQKCTAAMRVLAYGTSADLHDEYLRMSAQVIRKSVIKFVEGVISNFGAEYLRKPTEEDMAALLHIGERRGFPGMMGSIDCMHWEWKNCPTAWAGQYAGRSGTPTIILEAVASQDLWIWHAFFGTPGSRNDINVLDQSPVFDDILEGRAPKVNYIVNGRERNMGYYLTDGIYPQWAAFIKSIPAPQLRNHQLFAQHQEAARKDVERAFGVLQARFAFIKQPCLIWDRDIMGKIMIACIIMHNMIVEDERINYLNYHDPTEFIEDRLRQNARRSEDGEETNDFVYSTNMIASLASYMRTRSQLRNREDHSSLLHDLIEHIWQKFGDDN; encoded by the coding sequence atgGATCGAGGCAATaattctttcttcaactctCAAAATTTCAACCCCTCCCAAGACTATTATCCAAATCTTGCTGATATTACAAGCTCCAATGAATTCCCAGAGTTTGATTATGCTATGAATTCAGAATTCTCGCAGAATCCTACTGATTCTCCTATTTCTGAATATCACCAAACCTCTGAAaatttttctgaaaatttttctGCAAACCCTTCCAACAATGCGCAAAGTTTGACTGATATAGAAGATATATCACTAATGTCTGCTTGGTGCTTTGTTAGTAACAATCCAATTGTTGGCACTAACCGAAATAGTAAGTCGTTTTGGAAAACTGTTGCAGATATGTATGAGCAAAGTCGAGCAGATAATCCAGAAATTGGAGGTCGAAGGAGCGTGGAATCATTGAGGAACCGTTACAAACGCCTCAACAAAAATGTAACTCTGTGGGTTGATGCATACAAGAAAGCATATGAGCGACGAGCAAGCGGTCAGTCCAAAGAGGATATCGAGAAAGCAGCTCAAGCAATTTACGGTAAACCAAAGTTTACTCACCATGAGGTGTTTGAAAAAGTTAATCTTCAAAAAATGGCCTCCAGTTCTAATATTGGTGCTTCAAATTCTAGCGATGATGAAGCATGTGAACAAAGCGTTGCCGAACATAATCGCCAACTTGATCGCATCATTGAGAATGTGGTAATCCAGGCCGCAAGTCTATCTGTACAACCTACCAATCATGTCGTTAGAGCAAGGAGACGGTATATTGAAAGAAGACATGAGATAGGTCATGAAGGTGTGTTCGAGCAGTACTTTTCAGAACATCCAATCTATCCCCCAGAATATTTTCGAACAAGGTTTCGCATGCGAAAGCCTTTGTTCGAACGTATAATGAACAAGCTCGTCGCCACCGATAGATATTTTCAACAACACCCTGATGCAGCTGGCCGTCTTGGTATGTCTCCAATTCAAAAATGTACTGCAGCCATGAGGGTGTTGGCATATGGCACTTCAGCCGATTTGCATGACGAATACTTACGAATGAGCGCCCAAGTCATTCGTAAATCAGTCATCAAATTTGTTGAAGGTGTCATTTCCAATTTCGGAGCTGAGTACCTCAGAAAGCCAACTGAAGAAGATATGGCAGCTCTTCTTCATATTGGAGAACGACGAGGGTTCCCAGGCATGATGGGCAGTATTGACTGTATGCATTGGGAATGGAAAAATTGCCCTACTGCATGGGCAGGGCAATATGCAGGACGAAGCGGTACGCCAACAATTATTCTGGAAGCAGTTGCATCACAAGACCTATGGATCTGGCATGCATTTTTTGGAACCCCAGGTTCAAGAAATGATATTAATGTACTTGATCAATCGCCTGTTTTTGATGATATCTTGGAAGGTCGAGCACCTAAGGTCAATTATATCGTTAATGGTCGCGAAAGAAATATGGGATATTATCTCACTGATGGTATATATCCTCAATGGGCGGCATTTATCAAATCTATTCCTGCTCCACAACTTCGAAATCATCAGTTGTTTGCTCAACATCAAGAGGCTGCACGAAAAGATGTTGAGCGAGCATTTGGAGTTTTACAAGCGCGTTTTGCTTTTATTAAGCAGCCATGTCTTATTTGGGATCGTGATATTATGGGAAAAATAATGATTGCTTGCATCATCatgcataatatgatagtgGAGGATGAAAGAATCAATTACCTTAACTATCATGATCCTACAGAATTCATCGAAGATCGACTAAGACAGAATGCTCGTCGAAGTGAAGATGGAGAGGAAACTAATGATTTCGTATACTCTACGAATATGATTGCAAGCCTAGCGAGCTATATGAGAACTAGGTCCCAACTTCGCAATAGAGAAGATCACAGCTCTCTATTACATGACTTGATTGAGCATATATGGCAAAAGtttggagatgataattaa
- the LOC130997598 gene encoding histone H2A-like, producing MEAGGKLKKGAGGRKGGGPKKKAVSRSVKAGLQFPVGRIGRYLKKGRYSQRVGSGAPVYMAAVLEYLAAEVLELAGNAARDNKKNRIIPRHVLLAVRNDEELGKLLAGVTIAHGGVLPNINPVLLPKKSEKAGAAEKSPKSPSKGGKSPKKAAA from the exons ATGGAAGCTGGCGGTAAATTGAAGAAGGGAGCCGGTGGCCGCAAGGGCGGCGGTCCCAAGAAGAAGGCGGTCTCCCGATCCGTCAAAGCCGGCCTCCAGTTCCCCGTCGGCAGGATCGGTCGTTATCTCAAAAAGGGCCGCTACTCCCAGCGGGTCGGTTCCGGCGCTCCGGTTTACATGGCTGCTGTGCTCGAGTACCTCGCTGCTGAG GTTTTGGAGTTGGCAGGGAACGCCGCGAGGGACAACAAGAAGAATAGGATAATTCCGAGGCATGTGCTGCTGGCGGTGAGGAACGACGAGGAGCTGGGGAAGTTGCTCGCCGGAGTTACGATTGCGCACGGTGGAGTGCTGCCGAACATCAACCCGGTGCTCCTGCCGAAGAAGTCGGAGAAGGCTGGGGCCGCCGAGAAGTCACCTAAATCGCCGTCCAAGGGCGGCAAGTCTCCGAAGAAGGCTGCTGCTTAG
- the LOC130997601 gene encoding histone H2B.5-like codes for MAPKAEKKPATAEKKPPRPEKSAVKEAGGESGKKKKKVKKSTETYKIYIFKVLKQVHPDIGISSKAMGIMNSFINDIFEKLAMESSRLARYNKKPTITSREIQTAVRLVLPGELAKHAVSEGTKAVTKFTSS; via the coding sequence ATGGCGCCAAAGGCGGAGAAGAAGCCAGCGACGGCGGAGAAGAAGCCGCCGCGGCCGGAGAAGAGCGCGGTGAAGGAGGCCGGCGGCGAGTCggggaagaagaaaaagaaggtgAAGAAGAGCACGGAGACGTATAAGATCTACATATTCAAGGTGCTGAAGCAGGTGCACCCGGACATCGGCATCTCTAGCAAGGCCATGGGGATCATGAACAGCTTCATCAACGATATCTTCGAGAAGCTCGCCATGGAGTCGTCGCGCCTCGCCCGCTACAACAAGAAGCCCACCATCACCTCGCGCGAGATCCAGACCGCCGTCAGGCTCGTCCTCCCCGGCGAGCTCGCCAAACACGCCGTCTCCGAGGGCACCAAGGCCGTCACCAAATTCACTAGCTCCTAA